A genomic window from Alphaproteobacteria bacterium includes:
- a CDS encoding glycosyltransferase 61 family protein: MLTQKFKSMCFICMFTLFSTHLAFCVEIQNRREYISLDELSQSNAKILEVFVENNSSQNVLELKDGVVLNEGIILTSDGKTLKDVQTSLRPQSAVFKDNFDINNEELIVHFKGRLVSISSPGSENWYHWLLQILSRLYIVQESKISFDKIYINNCQAPWQISSLNIVLEKLGIPKNKILTINNDTTVVKADTLIIPSIPFIPCKGPKVRLPEWLKKKLNETFLDSSKATIAPFERIYISRSKAKSRKITNESNLIDQLEQHNFKVIFLEDLSPFDQAHIFNNAKIIVGPHGSGFTNLIFSKQKTKIIEIDHGSINEDEQRSFFKRLSTLMGCDYHPFYVDKTSEDHFEDDMIVNIPQFIEYINQVISNS, encoded by the coding sequence ATGCTAACACAAAAATTTAAGTCTATGTGTTTTATTTGTATGTTTACTTTATTTTCCACACATCTCGCTTTTTGCGTTGAAATACAAAATCGTCGTGAATACATCAGCTTAGATGAATTATCTCAATCTAACGCTAAAATTTTAGAAGTTTTTGTCGAAAATAATAGCAGTCAAAATGTGCTTGAATTAAAAGATGGTGTTGTTCTTAATGAAGGCATTATTTTAACTTCAGACGGCAAAACACTTAAAGATGTTCAAACCTCTTTAAGACCTCAATCTGCTGTTTTCAAGGACAATTTTGATATTAATAATGAAGAACTAATTGTACATTTTAAAGGAAGACTTGTTAGTATTTCCTCACCCGGCAGTGAAAATTGGTATCATTGGTTATTACAAATTCTTTCAAGACTTTATATTGTACAAGAATCAAAAATAAGTTTTGATAAAATTTATATTAACAATTGTCAGGCCCCATGGCAAATTTCTTCATTAAATATTGTTCTAGAGAAGCTAGGTATACCAAAAAATAAAATTTTAACCATCAATAATGATACTACGGTTGTTAAAGCTGATACTTTAATTATTCCTTCAATACCCTTTATTCCTTGTAAAGGACCCAAAGTACGTTTACCTGAATGGCTTAAAAAGAAACTAAATGAAACTTTCCTTGATTCATCAAAAGCAACAATTGCACCATTTGAAAGAATTTATATTTCACGCTCAAAAGCAAAAAGTCGTAAAATTACGAATGAATCAAATCTAATTGATCAACTTGAGCAACATAATTTTAAAGTTATTTTTCTTGAAGATTTATCTCCTTTTGATCAAGCACATATTTTTAATAATGCAAAAATCATTGTGGGCCCTCATGGTTCTGGTTTTACAAATTTAATCTTCAGCAAACAAAAAACCAAAATTATTGAAATAGATCACGGATCAATCAATGAGGATGAACAACGAAGTTTTTTTAAGCGTTTAAGTACATTAATGGGATGTGATTATCACCCTTTTTATGTTGACAAAACAAGTGAAGATCACTTTGAGGACGATATGATTGTTAATATACCTCAATTTATTGAATATATTAATCAAGTTATAAGTAATAGTTAA